The following are from one region of the Stigmatella ashevillena genome:
- a CDS encoding ABC transporter ATP-binding protein has product MNITRVFSVGGEEVRALRGVSFGISRGEWVAIIGQSGSGKTTLMNVLGCLDTPSSGSYILNGKDVARMNDDELALIRNKEIGFIFQTFQLLPRETALANVELPLVYRGVSARERRDRAKAALEKVQLGHRMHHRPNELSGGQRQRVAIARALVAEPSMLLADEPTGNLDSATGEEIVRLFEELHRAGHTLVLVTHEPKLAARCPRAVRLSDGEVVADGPGREVALTNLIIPAAQGAGGL; this is encoded by the coding sequence ATGAACATCACCCGCGTCTTCAGCGTGGGCGGTGAGGAAGTGCGTGCCCTGCGGGGCGTCTCCTTCGGCATCAGCCGGGGAGAGTGGGTGGCCATCATCGGGCAGTCCGGCTCGGGCAAGACGACGCTGATGAACGTGCTGGGCTGCCTGGATACCCCCTCCAGCGGCAGCTACATCCTCAATGGCAAGGATGTGGCGCGGATGAACGACGACGAGTTGGCCCTCATCCGGAACAAGGAGATCGGCTTCATCTTCCAGACCTTCCAGCTGCTGCCCCGGGAGACGGCGCTCGCCAACGTGGAGCTGCCGCTGGTGTACCGGGGGGTGTCCGCGCGCGAGCGCCGCGATCGGGCGAAGGCCGCCCTGGAGAAGGTGCAGTTGGGCCACCGCATGCACCACCGGCCCAACGAGCTGTCCGGTGGCCAGCGCCAGCGCGTGGCCATTGCCCGGGCGTTGGTGGCCGAGCCCTCCATGCTTCTGGCGGACGAGCCCACGGGCAACCTGGACTCGGCCACGGGCGAGGAGATCGTCCGGCTCTTCGAAGAGCTCCATCGGGCGGGGCACACCCTGGTGCTCGTCACCCACGAGCCCAAGCTGGCGGCGCGCTGCCCCCGGGCGGTTCGCCTCAGTGACGGCGAGGTGGTGGCGGACGGGCCTGGCCGTGAGGTGGCGCTCACGAATCTCATCATCCCCGCGGCGCAGGGGGCGGGGGGGCTATGA
- the udk gene encoding uridine kinase yields the protein MSSPLVVGIAGGTASGKTTVARKVREALADCRVAFIDQDSYYRDLKDMPLEDRRQVNFDHPDAFDTDLLVHHLKQLKSGHAIEKPAYDFRTSSRQANTVLVEPGDIILIEGILVLHMKEVRDQMDVKIYVDADDDLRILRRLTRDIKDRGRDFDHVVGQYLRHVRPMHMGFVEPSKHFADIIIPHGGNNDIAIGMLVGALRARLAVPPSR from the coding sequence ATGTCGTCACCCCTCGTCGTTGGAATCGCGGGCGGAACCGCGTCCGGCAAGACGACCGTCGCCCGGAAGGTCCGCGAGGCGCTGGCCGACTGTCGTGTCGCCTTCATCGATCAAGACTCGTACTACCGTGACTTGAAGGACATGCCGCTGGAGGACCGGCGGCAGGTGAACTTCGATCATCCCGATGCCTTCGATACGGATCTGCTCGTCCACCACCTGAAGCAGCTGAAGTCCGGGCACGCCATCGAGAAGCCTGCCTACGACTTCCGAACGTCCTCCCGCCAGGCAAACACCGTCCTCGTGGAGCCGGGGGACATTATCCTCATCGAAGGCATCCTCGTGCTGCACATGAAGGAGGTGCGGGACCAGATGGACGTGAAGATCTACGTCGATGCCGACGATGACCTTCGCATCCTCCGGCGCCTCACCCGGGACATCAAGGATCGCGGCCGGGACTTCGATCACGTGGTGGGCCAGTACCTGCGGCACGTGCGCCCCATGCACATGGGCTTCGTCGAGCCCTCCAAGCACTTCGCGGACATCATCATTCCGCACGGGGGAAACAACGACATCGCCATCGGGATGCTGGTGGGCGCGCTCCGAGCACGGCTCGCGGTGCCCCCCTCGCGGTAG
- a CDS encoding ABC transporter permease has product MRAFLDNLRLAFGTFLGNPLRSLLTLLGIVIGVTTVITMMALIEGLRIKVNKDLSQLGANTFMATKWPMGFGRFNWQMYAKRPSFTQEDARAIEESCASVNSVAASDDEGGQKIVTSTQETRPSVRVFGATPEYLETSGITVASGRFFGESESVDGRHVAVVGLDVADALLPGQNPLGHEIRVKGRPFTIIGVLQRRGSFLGMMSMDNLVIMPLRSFQQLYGKARSLDLNIQAHDADLVNKAKDEVETLLRRRRDVGPLEENNFELHTNESMTQTFNQLSQVITIAGFGVCLLSLVVGGIGILNIMLVSVTERTKEIGIRKALGARKRRILGQFATEAVMLSLVGGAIGVGLGFGLAFLGRWMLGFPTLVPPWAVALSLGMSSGVGLIFGIYPAARAARLDPVEAMRSD; this is encoded by the coding sequence ATGAGAGCCTTTCTCGACAACCTCCGTCTGGCCTTTGGCACGTTCCTGGGCAACCCGCTGCGTTCGCTGCTGACGCTGCTGGGCATCGTCATTGGCGTCACCACGGTCATCACGATGATGGCCCTCATCGAGGGGCTGCGCATCAAGGTGAACAAGGATCTGTCCCAGCTCGGCGCCAATACCTTCATGGCGACGAAGTGGCCCATGGGCTTTGGCCGCTTCAACTGGCAGATGTACGCCAAGCGCCCGAGCTTCACCCAGGAGGATGCCCGCGCCATCGAGGAGTCCTGCGCTTCGGTGAATTCGGTGGCTGCCTCCGACGACGAGGGAGGCCAGAAGATCGTCACGTCCACCCAGGAGACGCGTCCGTCGGTGCGCGTCTTCGGGGCCACGCCCGAGTACCTGGAGACCAGCGGCATCACCGTGGCGTCCGGACGGTTCTTCGGAGAGTCCGAGTCCGTGGATGGGCGCCACGTGGCGGTGGTGGGACTGGACGTGGCGGACGCGCTGCTGCCCGGCCAGAATCCGCTCGGCCATGAGATTCGCGTGAAGGGAAGGCCCTTCACCATCATCGGCGTGCTGCAGCGGCGCGGCAGCTTCCTGGGCATGATGAGCATGGACAACCTCGTCATCATGCCCTTGCGTTCCTTCCAGCAGCTCTATGGGAAGGCGCGCTCCTTGGATCTCAACATCCAGGCGCACGATGCGGACTTGGTGAACAAGGCGAAGGATGAGGTGGAGACGCTGCTGCGCCGCCGGCGCGACGTGGGGCCTCTCGAGGAGAACAACTTCGAGCTGCACACCAACGAGTCGATGACGCAGACCTTCAATCAGCTCTCGCAGGTCATCACCATCGCGGGCTTCGGCGTGTGCCTGCTGTCCTTGGTGGTGGGGGGCATCGGCATCCTGAACATCATGTTGGTGTCGGTGACGGAGCGGACGAAGGAGATCGGCATCCGCAAGGCGCTGGGGGCGCGCAAGCGGCGCATCCTCGGGCAGTTCGCCACCGAGGCGGTGATGCTGTCGCTGGTCGGAGGCGCCATCGGTGTGGGGTTGGGGTTTGGCCTGGCGTTCCTGGGACGGTGGATGTTGGGCTTTCCCACGCTGGTGCCCCCCTGGGCCGTGGCGCTGTCACTGGGGATGAGCTCCGGGGTGGGGCTCATCTTCGGCATCTACCCCGCGGCGCGCGCGGCCCGGTTGGATCCCGTGGAGGCCATGCGCTCGGACTGA
- a CDS encoding multinuclear nonheme iron-dependent oxidase: MSETTGSGARGRSQEAWTLPWRGLGLSSNLNASDPPHPYRLLEDAPGLFDFVEYSAPLSLEETKAHATLYPEMTRNLGQVPVLFHPVHLNLYGPERETAQALAELEAHAQAVGSAWVGNDVGWWHSGGQPFPGYLYIPPPLTQEGLEDCVAHALHVQAALGRPLALENPAVFARRGDMHVLDFMAGLHARTGLPLLIDVGHLLSYQLSARLPLEAGWDGFPFEQVIELHVAGGVVTRRGDRRFYVDDHTQPVRDELFAMLENLLPRCPSLRAVTFEGDGHPPEVAQLTLHRLRKWIPAQARPPLSLSPREAPIPPLPNESKPWELFELGYGARPPEPGDDPEGSRVETDFRLAVVAEQLDRSFPVTRLLMAGTREELRAFTASLEFRELYQGQGRSLDHAFLAFARRRLRAQPDEGCSAALSFEVFLPTLAQRPLAPPGPGEVGLAADAWVGAFPADLSELLYTARALRRHLTGRAWACERLEVSGLESLAQTAQRVVLRPWRFAVRRKAGRWEVQTAPASLLGLLRTLISGPAPEASLPAAGLAEALSRGLVRRGV; the protein is encoded by the coding sequence ATGAGCGAGACGACGGGCAGTGGGGCGAGGGGGCGTTCGCAGGAGGCTTGGACGCTTCCGTGGCGTGGGCTGGGATTGAGCAGCAACCTGAATGCCAGCGATCCACCCCATCCCTATCGTCTGCTCGAAGACGCTCCTGGGCTCTTCGACTTCGTGGAGTACAGCGCTCCGCTGTCGCTGGAGGAGACGAAGGCACACGCCACGCTGTATCCCGAGATGACTCGGAACCTGGGGCAGGTGCCAGTGCTCTTCCACCCGGTGCACCTCAACCTCTACGGACCCGAGCGGGAGACCGCTCAAGCCCTGGCGGAACTGGAGGCGCACGCGCAGGCCGTGGGCAGCGCCTGGGTGGGGAATGACGTGGGGTGGTGGCACTCGGGCGGCCAGCCCTTCCCGGGCTATCTCTACATTCCTCCCCCCTTGACCCAGGAGGGCCTGGAGGACTGCGTGGCGCATGCCCTCCATGTCCAGGCGGCACTGGGCCGCCCGTTGGCGCTGGAGAATCCCGCGGTCTTCGCCCGGCGCGGAGACATGCACGTGCTCGACTTCATGGCGGGGCTGCATGCGCGCACCGGGCTCCCGCTCCTCATCGATGTGGGGCACCTTCTCAGCTACCAGCTCTCCGCGCGCTTACCCCTGGAGGCGGGGTGGGATGGCTTCCCCTTCGAGCAGGTCATCGAACTGCACGTCGCGGGCGGGGTGGTGACGCGCCGAGGGGATCGCCGCTTCTACGTGGATGACCACACCCAGCCGGTGCGTGACGAGCTGTTCGCGATGCTGGAGAACCTGCTGCCACGCTGCCCCTCGCTGCGCGCGGTCACCTTCGAGGGAGATGGGCACCCGCCCGAAGTGGCCCAGCTGACCTTGCACCGCCTGCGCAAGTGGATCCCGGCGCAGGCGCGGCCGCCCCTGAGCCTCTCTCCCCGAGAGGCCCCGATCCCACCGCTGCCCAACGAGAGCAAGCCCTGGGAACTGTTCGAGCTGGGCTACGGCGCTCGGCCCCCCGAGCCCGGGGACGATCCGGAGGGCAGTCGGGTGGAGACGGACTTCCGGCTGGCGGTGGTGGCCGAGCAGCTCGATCGCAGCTTCCCGGTGACGCGCCTGTTGATGGCGGGAACGCGCGAGGAGTTGCGGGCCTTCACGGCATCTCTGGAGTTTCGCGAGCTGTACCAGGGCCAGGGTCGCTCCCTGGACCATGCGTTCCTGGCGTTTGCCCGAAGGCGTCTCCGGGCTCAGCCGGATGAGGGGTGCTCGGCGGCGCTCTCCTTCGAGGTGTTCTTGCCCACCCTGGCGCAGCGGCCCCTCGCTCCTCCGGGACCTGGAGAGGTGGGGCTTGCGGCCGATGCATGGGTGGGAGCCTTCCCGGCGGACCTGTCCGAGCTTCTCTACACGGCCCGGGCGTTGCGGCGGCACCTCACGGGGCGTGCGTGGGCGTGCGAGCGCCTGGAGGTGAGCGGGTTGGAGTCCTTGGCCCAGACAGCACAGCGGGTGGTGCTCCGGCCCTGGCGCTTTGCTGTCCGCCGGAAGGCAGGGCGCTGGGAAGTGCAGACGGCGCCTGCCTCCCTCCTGGGACTGCTGCGGACCTTGATCTCCGGGCCCGCCCCGGAGGCCTCACTCCCCGCCGCCGGGCTCGCAGAGGCCCTGAGCCGGGGGCTGGTGCGGCGAGGAGTCTAA
- a CDS encoding class I SAM-dependent methyltransferase produces MFHRKGPTFFELAQQCFSSVEHGYDLLAPKFDHTPFRTPEVVLKKALELVGPSGSIDRALDVGCGTGAAMRHLRPLCRQEVVGVDLSRGMLDEARRRQADAPGGATLTFVQGNALELTYEAEFDVVTSFGAFGHILEKDEPRLVQAIARALRPGGRFLFVTAQPPSMLHPGYWLARGFNAAMHVRNALWKPPFVMYYLTFLVPRARALLGAQGFDVDVREGLLPRPFHGYPIVVATRK; encoded by the coding sequence ATGTTCCATCGCAAGGGCCCCACCTTTTTCGAGTTGGCCCAGCAGTGCTTCTCCTCCGTCGAGCACGGGTACGATCTGCTCGCGCCCAAGTTCGACCACACGCCCTTCCGCACACCGGAGGTGGTGCTGAAAAAGGCCCTGGAGCTGGTGGGCCCTTCAGGCTCCATCGACCGGGCGCTCGACGTGGGCTGCGGCACGGGGGCGGCGATGCGCCACCTGCGCCCGCTGTGCCGCCAAGAGGTGGTGGGCGTGGATCTGAGCCGCGGCATGCTGGACGAGGCCCGCCGCCGCCAAGCGGATGCCCCGGGGGGCGCCACGTTGACCTTCGTCCAGGGCAACGCGCTGGAGCTGACCTACGAGGCGGAGTTCGACGTCGTGACGAGCTTTGGCGCCTTCGGCCACATCCTGGAGAAGGATGAGCCACGCCTGGTGCAAGCCATCGCTCGGGCGCTTCGTCCGGGGGGCCGCTTCCTCTTTGTCACCGCCCAGCCCCCCTCGATGCTCCACCCCGGCTACTGGCTGGCCCGGGGCTTCAACGCGGCGATGCACGTGCGCAATGCCCTCTGGAAGCCGCCCTTCGTCATGTACTACCTGACGTTCCTCGTGCCACGCGCCCGCGCGCTGCTGGGAGCGCAAGGCTTCGATGTCGACGTGCGCGAGGGGCTGCTGCCCCGTCCCTTCCACGGCTACCCGATCGTCGTCGCCACCCGGAAGTGA
- a CDS encoding DNA/RNA non-specific endonuclease: protein MSKLSVVAVFGLWLAGCGAQDLSGEEIASQLEQDFGGPDGLMDFFESHTENEIRWAMEPYGVGFVTPALITDCPQVFPSSDRNTWHTLNGKYHFIDSSGRPHRAYAYLPPISTAARNDTCQGNVGRWGDAADPSNDYDGGHLIGSQLGGWGGRANLVPQDANFNRGSWVALENKMAKCAGLPSGRLRYYIGANYPNSSTIIPNNLTMEIRNQATGGSVSLSFSNTDGGGSNGANEKNRGVSFLTSQGCN, encoded by the coding sequence ATGAGCAAGCTGTCCGTTGTGGCGGTGTTCGGCCTCTGGCTCGCGGGATGTGGAGCCCAGGATTTGAGCGGCGAAGAGATCGCAAGTCAGCTCGAACAGGACTTTGGTGGCCCGGACGGGCTGATGGATTTCTTCGAAAGCCATACAGAGAATGAGATCCGCTGGGCGATGGAGCCCTACGGCGTCGGATTCGTCACCCCTGCCCTCATCACCGACTGTCCGCAGGTGTTCCCGTCAAGCGACAGGAACACCTGGCACACCTTGAATGGCAAATATCATTTCATTGACAGCTCGGGCCGACCCCACCGGGCGTACGCGTACCTGCCGCCGATCTCCACCGCGGCGCGCAACGACACGTGCCAGGGGAACGTGGGGCGCTGGGGTGACGCGGCGGACCCCAGCAACGACTACGACGGGGGACACCTCATTGGCTCCCAGCTTGGAGGATGGGGAGGACGGGCGAATCTCGTACCTCAGGATGCCAACTTCAATCGCGGGAGCTGGGTGGCGCTCGAGAACAAGATGGCCAAGTGCGCGGGCCTGCCCAGTGGCCGACTGCGCTACTACATTGGTGCGAACTACCCGAACAGCAGCACGATCATCCCCAATAACCTGACGATGGAGATCAGAAACCAGGCCACGGGGGGCAGCGTGTCGCTGTCTTTCTCGAACACGGACGGAGGCGGCTCGAATGGCGCGAACGAGAAGAACCGTGGCGTGAGCTTCCTGACGAGTCAGGGGTGCAACTAA
- a CDS encoding alpha/beta fold hydrolase: MIQATGTYLLTIPLPLEEGGLLDGTQVAYETYGEPSGENSVVLLHDLAQSHRALGPVEASAYQASGWGRELIGEQRPLDPSSLHILSPNLLGSPFGTTSPLTQDPYTGEPLGPALPLLTVVDMARVLSAFMRGVGLKRVRALIGVGLGGLVALRLAALFPELTAGVVAIGASRALPEPLRNRIGMFNQLLWMDPEFREGFYPPDGGPRRTLRKLRLEYLRLLYGRELLTARYRDITTAEQALEADADAFSATFDANAWSLLSTAYAGCDLTEFLPKIQAQVLLITGASDMLAPPARVRETYHLLSASGVQARYHELQGAGDHGALLTETRRIHGPVRDFLRRLR; this comes from the coding sequence GTGATCCAGGCCACGGGCACCTACCTGTTGACAATACCGCTCCCCCTCGAAGAGGGCGGGCTGCTGGACGGCACCCAGGTGGCGTACGAGACCTACGGGGAACCGTCTGGCGAGAACTCGGTGGTATTGCTGCATGATCTCGCCCAGTCCCACCGTGCGCTGGGACCGGTGGAGGCCTCTGCGTACCAAGCCTCGGGCTGGGGCCGGGAGCTGATCGGCGAGCAGCGGCCGTTGGATCCCTCCAGCCTGCACATCCTCTCCCCGAACCTGCTCGGCAGCCCCTTTGGCACCACCTCCCCCCTGACGCAGGACCCCTACACCGGCGAGCCCCTGGGGCCCGCGCTGCCCCTGCTGACGGTGGTGGACATGGCCCGCGTCCTGTCCGCGTTCATGCGCGGGGTGGGGCTCAAGCGGGTCCGGGCCTTGATTGGCGTGGGGCTGGGAGGGCTCGTGGCCCTGCGACTCGCCGCCCTGTTCCCCGAGCTGACGGCGGGGGTGGTGGCCATCGGCGCGTCACGGGCGCTCCCAGAGCCGCTGCGCAACCGGATCGGCATGTTCAACCAGCTGCTCTGGATGGATCCGGAGTTTCGCGAGGGGTTCTACCCGCCGGACGGGGGACCCCGCCGGACGCTGCGCAAGCTGCGGCTGGAGTACCTCCGGCTGCTGTACGGACGCGAGCTGCTCACCGCCCGGTACCGGGACATCACCACCGCCGAGCAGGCCCTGGAGGCGGATGCCGACGCCTTCTCGGCCACCTTCGACGCGAACGCCTGGTCCTTGCTGAGCACCGCGTACGCGGGGTGTGACTTGACGGAGTTCCTGCCGAAGATCCAGGCCCAGGTGCTGCTCATCACCGGCGCCTCGGACATGCTCGCTCCGCCCGCGCGGGTCCGGGAGACGTACCACCTGCTGAGCGCCTCGGGCGTTCAGGCGCGCTACCACGAGTTGCAGGGCGCCGGAGACCATGGGGCCCTGCTCACCGAGACCCGGCGCATTCACGGTCCCGTGCGGGACTTCCTGCGCCGGTTGCGCTGA
- a CDS encoding ABC transporter permease, translated as MSFRVDVLEGGRIALYSLKANRMRTVLTTIGIGIGVATLLAIVGIIQGLNASFDRQLATIGSNNLFISKFPWVMGGDWWLYRNRKNFTLAQLEQIRSQSTYLTAISPMVGRAADVAHGEEQLSTVNINGVTNEYLSISGFEVTSGRFLTEADNETTRAVAVLGADVASGLFPGVSPVGQTVRIDGRPFQVVGTLSRKGMMLDNNQDLVVMVPFKTFYALFGKQRAFSMALSVRSTEDVNRAEDQLVGILRRVRNTPPEAPDDFSINRPEMLANTYQQLTGALYGVAVGVGFITLLVGGIGIMNIMLVSVRERTREIGIRRALGARKRTIVVQFLMEASAVSAVGGALGTVVGLGTAKVVSLITPLAADVQWITVVGGVGFAAVVGLLFGIWPAARAANLDPVEALRYE; from the coding sequence ATGAGCTTCCGGGTGGATGTGTTGGAGGGAGGGCGCATCGCGCTCTACTCCCTGAAGGCCAACCGGATGCGCACGGTGCTCACGACGATCGGCATCGGCATCGGCGTGGCCACCCTGCTGGCCATCGTCGGCATCATCCAGGGGCTCAACGCGTCCTTCGACCGACAACTGGCCACCATCGGCTCCAACAACCTCTTCATCTCCAAGTTCCCCTGGGTGATGGGAGGGGATTGGTGGCTGTACCGCAACCGCAAGAACTTCACCCTGGCGCAGCTGGAGCAGATCCGCTCCCAGTCCACCTATCTCACCGCCATCTCTCCGATGGTGGGGCGCGCGGCGGACGTGGCCCATGGGGAAGAGCAGCTGTCCACCGTGAACATCAACGGGGTGACGAACGAGTACCTGTCCATCTCCGGTTTCGAAGTGACCTCGGGCCGCTTCCTGACGGAGGCGGACAACGAGACGACACGCGCCGTGGCCGTCCTCGGTGCGGACGTGGCCTCGGGGCTCTTTCCGGGGGTGAGCCCTGTGGGGCAAACCGTCCGGATCGATGGGCGCCCCTTCCAGGTGGTGGGCACGCTGTCGCGCAAGGGCATGATGCTGGACAACAACCAGGATCTGGTCGTGATGGTGCCCTTCAAGACGTTCTATGCCTTGTTTGGCAAGCAACGCGCCTTCAGCATGGCCCTCTCGGTGCGGAGCACCGAGGACGTGAACCGCGCGGAGGATCAGCTCGTGGGCATTCTGAGGCGCGTGCGGAACACCCCCCCGGAGGCGCCGGACGACTTCTCCATCAACCGCCCGGAGATGCTCGCCAACACCTATCAGCAGCTCACCGGAGCGCTCTATGGCGTGGCGGTGGGCGTGGGCTTCATCACCTTGCTGGTGGGGGGGATTGGCATCATGAACATCATGCTGGTGTCCGTGCGCGAGCGGACGCGGGAGATTGGCATCCGCCGGGCGCTGGGAGCCCGCAAGCGCACCATCGTGGTGCAGTTCCTGATGGAGGCTTCGGCCGTCTCCGCCGTGGGGGGTGCGCTGGGCACCGTGGTGGGTCTGGGCACGGCGAAGGTGGTCTCCCTCATCACCCCGCTGGCGGCGGATGTGCAGTGGATCACCGTGGTGGGGGGGGTGGGCTTCGCGGCGGTGGTGGGCTTGCTGTTTGGCATCTGGCCCGCGGCCCGGGCGGCCAACCTCGATCCGGTGGAAGCACTGCGCTACGAGTAG